CGTTGGTCCAACAGGATCGGTTGGCCAGTGTCGGCCGGAGCGATGATCGTGGGGGGGACCACCATCGCGCGTTGGTTCAGATAGATCCGCCGCAGACCATCGTCGATCATCCAGATCGGTTTCGCTTCCACCCCTCCCTCAGCGGCCGCTTGAAAAGCGTTTTGGTCGATCGAGGCGAGTTCAACCACCGAGCCTTGCAGTTGCAAGCCATTGCGGAGCTGAATGATCCGCTCCGCCGCATCGATCGCACCCAATGGTAGCAGGGCGAACAACAGAATCGTACGAGTGCGTGTTGCCAACATCGAGCTGGAGGTTCTCCAAATAAATCGTTCGATACGGTTGGGCAGACATTCGCCGGATTTTCGATACACTGAAGCCCTGGCTGCCGAGCGCCACAAGATGAGCGATGTGTGGGGCTGTGGTCTCCGACGTCCGCATCCCTGTTTGGGATGCATCCGATCTTAGATACAGTGTAGAACCCCCCAGCATCTGCTGTATTGTTCGGGGGGCTTTGTGCCCAGTCAAATCATTCCGCGAACTAGGAACCAAGTGCAATGCAGGTGTCACGACTGACCGGCACGATCGCTGTGACTGGACCACTGTTGTTCATGGTGACAGCAATCGAGCTGCTGTCGGCGTGGTCGGGAGATCCGGCTTTTGCGTCCTTTTTTGGCACGATTCGGATCGCGATGTTGGTTGTTTTGGTGATCGCGCTGTCGCAGCGACGCCAATAGTCCCGGTGTAAAGAGTCCTCGTCGCTTTGTCCAACCGCAAGCTCTGGCGGCGCAACGCATTTCTGCATCAGCCGGCCGCCAGGCCCGATTCAGACGTTGGTCAAACGTCTTTTGTTATCGTCCGCTGAAGAACTTCTTAAGCGCTTCGCCCGCCGCATCGCGAGAATTGTCCGACATCTGTTTCTTCATGCTTTGAGGGAGCTTTTGCGGCGGCTTCTTCTCGGGGGGCTTGCGTTTGCCCGACTCCTCTTTGGAATCCCCATCGCCGACGGACAGTTCACCGCTGAGTTCCTCGTCCCCTTCGATGGTTTTCGAGGCTTCGAAGCTCATCTGCCGCGTCTCGGGCTCGCCCAGTTTGCGGACACGTTCGATGTTGTCCGCTTCGTCGAGCCAGGAATTGATGTCGACTTCTTCGAACTTGCTGTCGTCACCGGAAGCATTGACGGTTCGCTGGGCGGCGTCTTTGACGTCGACGACCTGCGACTTTTTGGGGCCTCCCAAGCCGTATTCGACGAGCACTTCAAATTCCAGTTTGCCGACGGTCAGCGCGTCGCCAGGCTTGAGCGCCTTGGCGCGATCTGGTGGCAAGCGGTTGCCGTTGACAAAGGTTCCATTGCGGCTTTTAAGATCTTGGATCAGCAATTTCCCGTCCCGTTGGACGAGAATGCAATGCTTACGACTCACCGATTCGCTCTTTGGGCGAAGCTGGCACTGATCGTTCCGACCAATCAAAAACTTCTCCTGGCTCACCGGTATCTCGCGACCGGCATGGCTTCCCGAGAGAACTTTTAGTTTTACCTGCATCTTGCACCTAGTTTCTTAATCGACAGTTTGGCTCTTGGTTTTACGTGCGCTACTCAGCAGTTGGTGGGAATGGATTTGGGATAATAAAGAGATATCGGCGAATCGAAAGTAAATTATAAAAGGCAGTCAACAATTGGCTGGTTTGATCGAAATAAAATCAAGGCCAGTGAGGAAGCATAATCAGGACGCGTAGAATTTGCTCTGTGCTGCCAGGAAAAAAATGCGGCTCAAAAAGAAAATGGCTTGATCCGCATCGTTGAAACAGCCGTAATGGCGGACAACGTACCTGAATTCCAGGTTTGCTTAAACATCGCATCCGCACAAATTGTACCAAATTGTCCTAAACGGGCCAGTAACTTGGGACGCAGATTTCTTGCCAAGTAGGTGTGGTGTGGCCGGTGTTTCTTCTTGGGGGGGGGCTAGCGGCGGTGGGTCCAAGCCGAGCTGGCAAAACGCGATTTGGCGACTTCGTTGGCTCGAAGAGTCTCGGCGGCGGAGAGTTCGGCCGGCGAGGTATCGGCATCGAGTGCTTTGGATAGGGTTGCTGTCAGGTGATCAGCGAACTGTGCCGGATCGCACGACTTACCCGAAACGCATTGCAGTCCGGGTAGCATTGGAGCCGCGGGACTGGTCTGAAGCAGGATGCTGCCGTGCTGTAGTATCGCTCTGCCAACGCGTCGTTGTGCGCTGCCGGCGATCTTGTAGCCCGAGACGACGAGGTCTTCATCGGTCCGACGCTCGAAGCACAAGAAGGCGTCGTCGGCGGCTAGCGGCAGCCAACCGCTGTCGGCAAACCGGCGGGCGGTTTGCAGCGCGATCGCCGCAATCGTCTCCATGATCGCGTTGTGGACAGTTGCGTAGATCGTCAGATCGGCGCCGTGCCGCGATTTGGGTGTCGCGATGCTAAGGCTGTAGGTGAGTTCCGCATCGTGCACAATCGCTCCTCCGCCGGAGCTGCGGCGGACGACGGGCAAGTCGGCGCTCCAGGGGTGCTGTTGGCGATCGTCGTACTGCTGGAAATATCCCAGGCTGAGCGTCGGCGATTTCCAGCGGTACAGCCGCAGGCAGGCTGCGGCTCCCTGGTCGACCGATTCGGCTAGCGCTTGATCGATCGCCATGTTCATCGCGCCGTCAAACGGGTCGTCGATGTGTCGGATCAAGCGAGCGTCCATGAGAGTCCTTTGTCTCGGGCCGGCGGATCAGTTGCCTTCGGCGCACTGCTTCTGATAGGCCTCGTGGTTCAACAGCTTCGACGCGTCGGGTTCGCCGCTGACCCGTACTTTGATCATCCAACCGGCACCAAAAGCATCACTTCCCAGCAGGTCCAGTTTGCTCGGCAGTTCGGTGTTGATCTCGATCACTTCGCCGGCGACGGGGCTGTACAGCGGGCTGACAGCTTTGACCGATTCGACTTCGCCAAACTCTTCGCCCACGTTCAACTGGCGGCCGACTTCGGGCAGTTCCATGTAGACCAGGTCGGTCAATTGTTCGGCGGCAAAGGTGGTGATCCCGATCGTGGCGACGCCCGATTCAACGTGCACCCATTCGTGAGTTTCCGCGTACAGCAATTCTTCTTGATTCATCTTTTGATATCCCAGTTTCAGGCCAAGGCAGCGACGTTGATCAACGGTTTCGTTTGTAGAACGGTAAGGCGGCGACGGTGGCCGCGGCGCGTTTGCCGCGGATGTCGATCGTTAGCGGCGATCCGATTTGCGAGTGCTCTGCCGCGACGTAACCCATCGCGATCGGATATTGCAGTGTCGGCGAGACGGTGCCGCTGGTGATCGCGCCGATGTTTTGCTCGTTGGCGTCGAGGATTTGGCAGCCTTCGCGGGCTGGCCGAACGCCTTCGACGCGAATCCCCACGCGGACGCTTTGCGGTGGGGCGGCTTTGATTTTTGCCAACGCTTCGGAACCGATAAAGGTGCGGTCTTTGAAGTTGCAGGCGAATCCGAGGCCGGCGGAAATCGGGTCGATCGATTCGCTCAGCTCATGCCCGTACAACGGCATGCCGGCTTCCAGTCGCAGCGTGTCGCGGCATCCCAGCCCGGCGGCTTGAATGCCATGCTTGCGTCCGGCGAGCATCAGGTTTTCCCAGATTCGAGCGGCTTCGTCGGCGCGGGTGATCAATTCCAAACCGTCTTCGCCGGTGTAGCCGGTGCGGCTGACGATCACCGGTTTGTTGAACTGTTCGGTCACGTAGCTGTGGTAATATCCCAGCTTGTCGGCGGGGTGTTTGAACAGACCTTCGACCGTCGCCATGGCCAGCGGGCCCTGCAGCGCGATCATCGATGTCAATTCGGTGCGGTCGGTGCAGATCACGTCGGGGTATTCTGCCATCCGCGGCGTCAGCCACTCGATGATTTTCTGGCGGTTCGACGCGTTGACGACCAGCATGTGGAAGCGGCCGCCGGAAGGTTTTTCGATGTGGTAGACCAACACATCGTCCAGGATGCCCCCTTCTTCGTTGCACATCAGGCTGTATCGGATGCCGCCGGGGGCGAGGTCACTGACGCGGCGGGTCAGCAGGCGATCGAGCAGTTCGGCGGAGCGGTCGCCGTCGAAGCGGATGCGTCCCATGTGCGAGACATCGAACAGCGTCGCGGCGTTGCGGCAGGCGTTGTGTTCGGTGACGATCGACCCGTAATGGATTGGCATGTCGAACCCGGCAAATGGGCTCATCGTCGCGCCGGCGGCGCGGTGCCAGGAGGTCAACGGAGTGGTTGCGATGCTGTCAGTCATGGGTTTGATAACGAGGCCAGTGGGGTGGGCGTCATTCGATTTGCCAACACCAGCGGGACGTCTCCGGCAGATGATGGAGACGCCTTGTACATCGGGTAACTTGCAAGGAACTGGCGTCGATACATTGCATCGCTTATTGTAACGATGCCCTTGTGGGCTGCTAGGGTATCGTGCAAACGCGGTGGCGGCGTGCACCCTGGATTGGGATCAAGCATACCGTTTTCGCCCGCGTTGGATTCAGGCAGAGCATTCCATTGAATCGTCAGGCTCGTCCCGAAGCATCGATCATCCAACGCGAGGGTGTCTATCGCGAAGCCTCGCGGACCGCTTCGTTGGGGCTGGGCGTTAACGTCTTTTTGGTGATCTTGAAACTGGTCGGCGGGACGATTACCGGTTCGGCGGCGCTGATTGCCGATGCGATCAATTCGGTCGGCGACGTCGCCAGTTCGCTGGTCGTGCACGGTGCGCTCTGGATGGCCCAGCAGGATGAAGATGATGATCATCCGTATGGGCACACAAAAGCGGAGTCGATCGGGGCGCTGAGCATTGCGATTTTGATCGCGTTTTCAGCCGGCATGTTGGCGATCGAAAACATTCGCCATCTGCGCGAGGTCGTGTCGGTGCCGCCGCAGACCGCGGCGATCATCGCGGCGTTGTGTGCGGTGTTGAAAGAGGCGATCTATTGGCAGACGCGGCGGGTCAGCAGCCGGATCGATTCGCGATCGCTGCAAGCCGCGGCATGGGATCATCGCAGCGATGCGATCTGCAGCGCGGCGATCGCCGTCGCACTTTTTGCCGCTCCCTACCTGGGACCGTTGGGCCGGTTTGCCGATCCCGTCGCGGCGATCCTGGTTTGTGCGTTGTTGATCGGGATCGGAGTGCGGTTGTTCTGGCAGACGGCACTCGAATTGATGGACCAGCAAGCCGATCCAGAGCTTACCGATTCGATCCGCCATCGCGCCGAGGAGATCGGCGAAGTCACGCGGATCGAAAAGCTGCGGGTCCGCAAAAGTGGCTTGGAGTTCTTCGTCGATATCCACGTCGAGGTCGATGCGCAGCTGACGGTCGGCGAAGGGCATCGGATCGGACATCTCGTAAAAGATGAATTGCTGCGCAGCTTCCCCCGTGTCCGCGATGTCCTGGTTCATGTCGAACCGGACGACTGAGCCTTGGTCGGTCGCAAGCTTTTCCTGCCACGCGTGCTTCATCCGAATGCAGCGTTTTCTCGCGCTAGTCCTGCCAACGCCAGAACGGCCAAGGACCCGAGCCGGTTGAGTTGGGGGGCTGTTCGGTGAAGCCGTCGCTGGCGGCCATCGAAACCAGGTCGCCGGAGCCCTTGGACGGGACGAGATTGACACTCCCTTGCTCGTTTATCTGGACCAGGCGGAACCAGTGCAGTGGGAGCGTCCGCGTGCCGGGATCATCCAGCATCACCCGTGGCGCGGGAGGGAGCCAGTCGCGTTTCCCAGCTTGGCGGCTGAGTAGCGGCAGGACAAACCGGCGGCAGCCAACCGCTGCACTTACCGGATTGCCAGGCAGTCCAATGATCGGTTTGCCCGCGGCAGTGACCGCTCCCAAGATCGGCTTGCCGGGTCGAATCGGCAGTCGATGGAAGATCACCTCGCCGTCGTTTTGCCCGATCGCGTCGGGGACGAAATCGTAATCGCCCATCGAAACGCCGCCGGTCAGGATCACGGCGTCGGAGTCTTCGATGGCCGCGGCCAATCGCTCGGCAAGCCCTTGTTGATTGTCGACAACGCGATCGACGCACCGCACGTGCAACCAGTTCTTTCCCGAAAGCAAAGCGTTCAGCGTGGGGCCGTTTGAATCGCGCAGCTGCCATGGTTGGACCTCCGCATCGACGTCATGCAATTCATCGCCGGTGACCAGGATCGTGATTTGCAAAACGCGAGCGACGTCGACCTGGCTAGCGCCAAAGTTTGTCGCCGCCGCGATCGCGCCAGCGTGCAGCGTCGTTCCCGCCTGTAGGATTGCCGAACCCTGGCTGGCGTTTTCACCTTGCCGGCGAATGTTCTCGCCCTTGCGACAGTTGGCGGTCGCGGGAAGCAAGCGGATCGAATCGGGAGACTCTTGCGTCTCTTCGCGTTTGACAACCAAGTCGTAATCTTGTGGCACGATCCCACCAGTGAAGACTCGCATTACGTGTCCCGGTTGAACGTCTGGTGTAGGATGCCCGGGGACACTCTCTCCCAATACGGGGAGCGGTTCGTTGCGGCCGAGGTCGGTCAGGCGGATCGCGTAGCCGTCCATTGCCGAAACGTCGGCGGCTGGGCTGTCGCGATCGGCGTGTATCGGTTGGCTGAGGATTCGTCCCGACGCGTTGGCTAGCGAGATCGTTTCACTGGCGACTGGGGCGATCCGCCCGGCGAGTTCAGCGATCGCTTGGTCGGGCGTTTTTTCTGACTTCTCGATCATGGTAGGCGTTCCATTGTTCAGGGGTGTCGACGTCTTGGATCGCTTCGCGGCGGATCGTAATCGTTTGGTGTGGTGTGCGACGCAGCCAGCGCATGATGCTGCGGTCGGTTCCGCAAGCGACAGCTGTCAACTGTTCAAGGTAAGTCGCGGGGTAGATCGCGACGAGGGGTTCGGAGAACTGGCCGTCGGCAGTCGCCGCGGCGATTCGGTCGGGATCCGCTTCCCAGGCTGCGATCAAGGGAGCAAGGTCGGTAGAGGTGAGCGCGGGTAGATCGACTGACACGATCATGGCGGCGGCAAATCCCTGTTGGTTCGCCAGTTGTAGAACGCTGGCGATCCCGCTGGCTGGACCTTGGGAGGCGTCGGTGTCGGGAACGGTTGGGAGCGATGTCGTCAGCTGTTGCGATGGGGCGACCGAGACGACGATCGATCGGCAGTAGGGATTCAGGCAGGCGGCGACATGTTCCAGCAGCGTCGTGCCCGTGGGCATCGGCAGCATCGCTTTGGAAGAGCCCATTCGCGACGAACGGCCGCCGGCAAGGATCGCTCCCAGCAGCGAGAGGCGTTGTGTCGTTTGGCTGGAGTGGATTGTCATCGCGTGTACGGGGGAGGGCGGTCCCGGCTGAGAGAGCCGGTTGTTGTTTAGGTCCGGTGTGCGTATTGTTGGGTTGGTGGCGGCGAGTGTTCGTGTGTGTTATTGCGTGATGGGCGTCGGACATGCTGAGGATCGATCCCAAAGTCGATTTTGCATTTAAGCAGATGTTGGGGCATCCCGGACATCCAGCGGTCACGATTCACTTTCTCAATGCGATCTTGCAGCCACAGGTGCCGATTCAGCAGGTGGAGATACTCAATCCTATCCAAGGCAAGCAGCGTGCCGAGGATAAGTTGGCAGTCTTGGATGTTTTGGCCTGCGACCACCTTGGGCGTCGTTTTAATGTGGAAATGCAAACCACGCTTCCGTTTGCACTCCCCAAACGTTTGCTGTACTACAACTGTCTTAATTATGTTCGCCAGCTGTCCGAGGGAGAGGGGTATCGAGGGCTTGCTCCGGCGATCAGCATATGTGTGCTCGATAAAGTGTTGTTTCGCGAGGACCCACGCTACCACTTGAGTTTCCGTTTGCGGAGCGACCAGGTGAGCGATTTGGTTTTTGTTAACGATCTGGAATTTCACACGCTCGAACTGCCCAAGTTTCAGCTGGCGTGTCATAATGTAAGTGCGTTTGCAGCGGAACAAAAATGGTTGTATCTGTTGCAGAACGCCGGATCGATGGACTTAGATGCGTTGGCGGAGTTGCTTGATGATCCGGTCTATCGCGAAGCCTTGGGAGTTTTGGACATGATATCAAAGTCACCTGAAGAACTCGATCTGTACGAAGCACGGCTGAAAATGTGGCGTGATGAACAGGCGCGAATGGAAGCTGCGCAGATCGAAGGGCTTGAGCGAGGCATCGAACAGGGGATCGAGCAAGGTCGTGAACTCGGGATCCAGAAAGGTCGTGAACTGGGGATCGAGCTAGGTCGCGAACTCGGAATCGAGCAAGGTCGCGAGCAAGGAATCCAGCAAGGGCGCGATTTGGGACTTGCCCGAGGGAAGATTTTGGGGCGGCTGCAATTGCTCGCTTCGATGCTCGACATGCCCGAGCCCGCGAGCTGGGGTTCGATGAGCGAGGAGGAGTTGAACCGAGTCGAAGCTGAGCTGCGTGAGCAGTTATCGCGGCGAAACGGAGGCTCCGGTCGCTAGCTAGTTTTGTCGCGGGCCGCCCGAGGGTTGTTCTGTGAGGCGAGCTGACCTTCTCCGCCGTGCTATTTGTTTTTATGGCTGCTGAGTTTCGGTGCTCTCTTTCGCAGCCGCTTTGGTCAGTACGTCTTCGACCCACATCCGAGCACGCATCATCGTGGGGAAGCCGATCGTCGGAGCGGAGAGCATTGCGACGTGTCGCAGTTCGTTGGGCAAGCAGCCCGCTTCGAGCGCCTTGCGGGCGTGCGAATGGGTTCCTCCTTCGAGCCCCGCGCCGATCGAGATCGCCAGTTTTGTCAGGGCGACCGATTTGGCATCCAGCGGCCCCGACTTAGCCGCTGCGGCTGCGAATGCTTCGTAGGCCTGCATGTACTCGGGGAATTGGTCGTGCATCTGTCGGTAGGGCTTGGGGATCATCGGTGCGGTCCATTGGGCTGCGGTTGGAAAGGAATCGCGTTGCAGTTGCGGCGATCGACGATTGGGCGTTTGGCGTATTCGCCATCGCTTGGGGATTGATATCACATGATCTTCGAGCCGTTCGGGGCCGATTTGTTGAACCGGTTGTGCGGCTTGTGCCGATACGAGGGGCAGCGGGTTTCTTGTCAGTAGAAGCCATAGACGCTCTGCGCACACTACCCGAGGGGGATTTGGAATGATTCGTCGATGCCTGATCGCGGCGTTTGTTGCCGTCGCATTTTGCTGTGTTACTGAACAAGCGGACGCACAGCAACAAGCCTATGGGCAAAATTGGGGTGGAGCCAACGGTTCGCGCGACTGGAATCGCTTCTACCACTACCCATACGTCTATTACCCACAGAACTTTTACGCGCCGCAGTACTTCCAGAGTGCTGACGATTTGTATCATCGCTATCCTCAGGAAATGCGGATTCCGGTCTACAATAAGAAGTGGCACAACTACTATCCAGCCGGTCGCCGTTATCATTACGGCCATCACTTCATCCTGGACGTCTTTTAGTCTGCCTGCCATGTGGCCTCGTGGCGGTGGGACTCCATCGCTCACTTAACGGAGGCGGCTCATGTCCGCTGGCTCGCGCGGCACCAGTATCCGACCACTCGGAAAGATTCTTGAAGCGATCGGCGAGCCGGTTTATGTCGTCACTCG
Above is a genomic segment from Rosistilla ulvae containing:
- a CDS encoding FHA domain-containing protein gives rise to the protein MQVKLKVLSGSHAGREIPVSQEKFLIGRNDQCQLRPKSESVSRKHCILVQRDGKLLIQDLKSRNGTFVNGNRLPPDRAKALKPGDALTVGKLEFEVLVEYGLGGPKKSQVVDVKDAAQRTVNASGDDSKFEEVDINSWLDEADNIERVRKLGEPETRQMSFEASKTIEGDEELSGELSVGDGDSKEESGKRKPPEKKPPQKLPQSMKKQMSDNSRDAAGEALKKFFSGR
- a CDS encoding lipoate--protein ligase family protein — its product is MDARLIRHIDDPFDGAMNMAIDQALAESVDQGAAACLRLYRWKSPTLSLGYFQQYDDRQQHPWSADLPVVRRSSGGGAIVHDAELTYSLSIATPKSRHGADLTIYATVHNAIMETIAAIALQTARRFADSGWLPLAADDAFLCFERRTDEDLVVSGYKIAGSAQRRVGRAILQHGSILLQTSPAAPMLPGLQCVSGKSCDPAQFADHLTATLSKALDADTSPAELSAAETLRANEVAKSRFASSAWTHRR
- the gcvH gene encoding glycine cleavage system protein GcvH, with the translated sequence MNQEELLYAETHEWVHVESGVATIGITTFAAEQLTDLVYMELPEVGRQLNVGEEFGEVESVKAVSPLYSPVAGEVIEINTELPSKLDLLGSDAFGAGWMIKVRVSGEPDASKLLNHEAYQKQCAEGN
- the gcvT gene encoding glycine cleavage system aminomethyltransferase GcvT, coding for MTDSIATTPLTSWHRAAGATMSPFAGFDMPIHYGSIVTEHNACRNAATLFDVSHMGRIRFDGDRSAELLDRLLTRRVSDLAPGGIRYSLMCNEEGGILDDVLVYHIEKPSGGRFHMLVVNASNRQKIIEWLTPRMAEYPDVICTDRTELTSMIALQGPLAMATVEGLFKHPADKLGYYHSYVTEQFNKPVIVSRTGYTGEDGLELITRADEAARIWENLMLAGRKHGIQAAGLGCRDTLRLEAGMPLYGHELSESIDPISAGLGFACNFKDRTFIGSEALAKIKAAPPQSVRVGIRVEGVRPAREGCQILDANEQNIGAITSGTVSPTLQYPIAMGYVAAEHSQIGSPLTIDIRGKRAAATVAALPFYKRNR
- a CDS encoding cation diffusion facilitator family transporter, which codes for MNRQARPEASIIQREGVYREASRTASLGLGVNVFLVILKLVGGTITGSAALIADAINSVGDVASSLVVHGALWMAQQDEDDDHPYGHTKAESIGALSIAILIAFSAGMLAIENIRHLREVVSVPPQTAAIIAALCAVLKEAIYWQTRRVSSRIDSRSLQAAAWDHRSDAICSAAIAVALFAAPYLGPLGRFADPVAAILVCALLIGIGVRLFWQTALELMDQQADPELTDSIRHRAEEIGEVTRIEKLRVRKSGLEFFVDIHVEVDAQLTVGEGHRIGHLVKDELLRSFPRVRDVLVHVEPDD
- a CDS encoding molybdopterin molybdotransferase MoeA, producing the protein MIEKSEKTPDQAIAELAGRIAPVASETISLANASGRILSQPIHADRDSPAADVSAMDGYAIRLTDLGRNEPLPVLGESVPGHPTPDVQPGHVMRVFTGGIVPQDYDLVVKREETQESPDSIRLLPATANCRKGENIRRQGENASQGSAILQAGTTLHAGAIAAATNFGASQVDVARVLQITILVTGDELHDVDAEVQPWQLRDSNGPTLNALLSGKNWLHVRCVDRVVDNQQGLAERLAAAIEDSDAVILTGGVSMGDYDFVPDAIGQNDGEVIFHRLPIRPGKPILGAVTAAGKPIIGLPGNPVSAAVGCRRFVLPLLSRQAGKRDWLPPAPRVMLDDPGTRTLPLHWFRLVQINEQGSVNLVPSKGSGDLVSMAASDGFTEQPPNSTGSGPWPFWRWQD
- a CDS encoding molybdenum cofactor guanylyltransferase; this encodes MTIHSSQTTQRLSLLGAILAGGRSSRMGSSKAMLPMPTGTTLLEHVAACLNPYCRSIVVSVAPSQQLTTSLPTVPDTDASQGPASGIASVLQLANQQGFAAAMIVSVDLPALTSTDLAPLIAAWEADPDRIAAATADGQFSEPLVAIYPATYLEQLTAVACGTDRSIMRWLRRTPHQTITIRREAIQDVDTPEQWNAYHDREVRKNARPSDR
- a CDS encoding Rpn family recombination-promoting nuclease/putative transposase, translated to MLRIDPKVDFAFKQMLGHPGHPAVTIHFLNAILQPQVPIQQVEILNPIQGKQRAEDKLAVLDVLACDHLGRRFNVEMQTTLPFALPKRLLYYNCLNYVRQLSEGEGYRGLAPAISICVLDKVLFREDPRYHLSFRLRSDQVSDLVFVNDLEFHTLELPKFQLACHNVSAFAAEQKWLYLLQNAGSMDLDALAELLDDPVYREALGVLDMISKSPEELDLYEARLKMWRDEQARMEAAQIEGLERGIEQGIEQGRELGIQKGRELGIELGRELGIEQGREQGIQQGRDLGLARGKILGRLQLLASMLDMPEPASWGSMSEEELNRVEAELREQLSRRNGGSGR
- a CDS encoding carboxymuconolactone decarboxylase family protein, which encodes MIPKPYRQMHDQFPEYMQAYEAFAAAAAKSGPLDAKSVALTKLAISIGAGLEGGTHSHARKALEAGCLPNELRHVAMLSAPTIGFPTMMRARMWVEDVLTKAAAKESTETQQP
- a CDS encoding calmodulin-binding protein produces the protein MIRRCLIAAFVAVAFCCVTEQADAQQQAYGQNWGGANGSRDWNRFYHYPYVYYPQNFYAPQYFQSADDLYHRYPQEMRIPVYNKKWHNYYPAGRRYHYGHHFILDVF